A region from the uncultured Holophaga sp. genome encodes:
- a CDS encoding LytTR family DNA-binding domain-containing protein: protein MTTALRIAVAEDEPMNQRRLLRLLQDCGCEVVASFANGLEVEEWLATDPEVDALFLDIQMPGLDGLNLRASIDPELPVVFVTAYAEHAVEAFSLDAVDFLLKPVTTERLVKSLAKIRRALGRLGQEGDRGAPNTRYPVVAGTGVLFMELSRTAYFEVEDQVVWAFAGERFRTKWKTLGEVEAFFPEAGLLRIHRHLLIRPEAVLGIRSTGGGARVLVRMAGGSELEASRGATPKLKAALRIE, encoded by the coding sequence ATGACCACAGCCCTTCGCATTGCCGTGGCCGAGGACGAGCCCATGAACCAGCGGCGCCTGCTGCGCCTGCTCCAGGACTGCGGCTGTGAGGTGGTAGCCAGCTTCGCCAACGGCCTGGAGGTGGAGGAGTGGCTCGCCACGGACCCCGAGGTGGACGCCCTCTTCCTGGACATCCAGATGCCGGGACTGGACGGTCTCAACCTGCGGGCCTCCATCGACCCGGAGCTGCCCGTGGTCTTCGTCACGGCCTACGCCGAGCACGCCGTGGAGGCCTTCAGCCTGGATGCGGTGGACTTCCTCCTGAAGCCCGTCACCACCGAGCGCCTGGTGAAGTCCCTGGCCAAGATCCGCCGGGCCCTGGGCCGTCTTGGGCAGGAGGGGGACAGAGGCGCCCCCAACACCCGCTACCCGGTGGTGGCAGGCACGGGGGTGCTCTTCATGGAGCTCAGCCGGACGGCCTACTTCGAGGTCGAGGACCAGGTGGTCTGGGCCTTCGCCGGGGAGCGCTTCCGCACCAAGTGGAAAACCCTTGGCGAGGTGGAGGCCTTCTTCCCGGAGGCAGGACTCCTGAGGATCCACCGCCACCTCCTGATCCGCCCCGAAGCGGTGCTCGGCATCCGCTCCACCGGCGGCGGCGCCCGGGTCCTGGTGCGCATGGCCGGTGGTTCCGAGCTCGAGGCCAGCCGAGGGGCCACGCCAAAGCTCAAGGCCGCGCTGCGGATCGAGTAG
- a CDS encoding biotin/lipoyl-binding protein codes for MKKPKLIPIAAGIGLLLAGTVALKSATKKPAPVPVAQPAEAPYTNYVGGAGLVEASNDNISIGTSIAGIVKTVFVKVGDQVKAGQALFQIDDREQRADIAVKQGAVQEAEGALAEALASKKDTDAQYALVKDAKASAVSVDTIQQRQNAAALGDAKVQSARAALQYAKANLTAAQSTLDRLTARAPMAGEVLQVNVRPGEYAATGVLDTPLLRLGTQNILHIRVDIDENDAWRFQAGTRATAFLRGNKDIKSEVKFVRVEPYVTPKTSLTGDSTERVDTRVLQVIYSFDRKTLPVYVGQQVDVVIETPKTNGSAQ; via the coding sequence ATGAAGAAGCCCAAGCTCATCCCCATCGCCGCCGGCATCGGCCTCCTGCTCGCTGGCACCGTCGCCCTGAAGAGCGCCACCAAGAAGCCCGCCCCCGTGCCCGTGGCCCAGCCGGCGGAAGCCCCCTACACCAACTACGTGGGCGGCGCCGGCCTGGTGGAGGCCAGCAACGACAACATCAGCATCGGCACCTCCATCGCGGGCATCGTCAAGACCGTCTTCGTGAAGGTGGGGGACCAGGTCAAGGCGGGCCAAGCCCTCTTCCAGATCGATGACCGGGAGCAGCGGGCCGATATCGCCGTGAAGCAGGGCGCGGTCCAGGAAGCGGAGGGCGCCCTGGCGGAGGCCCTGGCTTCCAAGAAGGACACCGACGCCCAGTACGCCCTGGTCAAGGACGCCAAAGCCAGCGCCGTGAGCGTCGATACCATCCAACAGCGTCAGAACGCCGCTGCCCTGGGCGATGCCAAGGTCCAGAGCGCCCGGGCGGCCCTTCAGTATGCCAAGGCCAACCTGACGGCCGCCCAGTCCACCCTGGACCGCCTGACCGCCCGGGCCCCCATGGCCGGTGAGGTGCTGCAGGTGAACGTGCGGCCCGGCGAGTACGCCGCCACTGGGGTCCTGGACACCCCCCTCCTGCGCCTGGGCACCCAGAACATCCTGCACATCCGGGTGGACATCGACGAGAACGACGCCTGGCGCTTCCAGGCCGGGACCCGGGCCACGGCCTTCCTCCGGGGCAACAAGGACATCAAATCCGAGGTCAAGTTCGTGCGGGTCGAGCCCTACGTCACTCCCAAGACCTCCCTCACCGGTGACAGCACCGAACGGGTCGACACCCGGGTCCTCCAGGTGATCTACAGCTTCGACCGCAAGACCCTCCCGGTCTACGTGGGCCAGCAGGTGGATGTGGTCATCGAGACCCCCAAGACCAATGGGAGCGCCCAGTGA
- a CDS encoding histidine kinase, whose protein sequence is MRLRDFPSSTLHKFRTPSTWGAICAYGLIWAALRLVTNLPKGLSLGLELLVPFVFVTFIVALGPLPWLWTGDARKQAAPLRGLLQALPWNALWLLALTWLMMSTAHLGSPERQVIHLGLGRLQAELRPEWGLFFFTYPMALILGWFLADKEGAEAAEREARSLAEQARAQALQAQLNPHVLFNTLGGITELVHEDPDAAEEALVGLVEMYRELTRHGSALQVPLRRERALLKRYLDIEAIRLLDRLQVQWVWPDWADAVEVPPLLLQPLVENAIKHGIATAPAGGQLRITLSRTKDSLILEVANTGTALRAGAAAGTGLGNLRERLTLLPAHAPRFTLAQEGDWVVARLSLAWRWTS, encoded by the coding sequence ATGCGACTCCGAGACTTCCCCTCTTCCACGCTCCACAAGTTCCGCACCCCTTCCACCTGGGGCGCCATCTGCGCCTATGGGCTGATCTGGGCGGCCCTGCGGCTGGTGACCAACCTTCCCAAGGGACTCTCTCTGGGCCTGGAGCTTCTGGTCCCCTTCGTCTTCGTGACCTTCATCGTGGCCCTGGGTCCCCTGCCCTGGCTCTGGACCGGGGATGCCCGCAAGCAGGCAGCGCCCCTCAGGGGCCTGCTGCAGGCTCTTCCCTGGAATGCCCTCTGGCTCCTGGCGCTCACCTGGCTGATGATGTCCACCGCCCATCTCGGCAGCCCGGAACGCCAGGTCATCCACCTCGGCCTGGGCAGGCTGCAGGCCGAACTGCGTCCGGAGTGGGGGCTCTTCTTCTTCACCTATCCCATGGCCCTGATCCTGGGCTGGTTCCTGGCGGACAAGGAGGGGGCGGAGGCCGCCGAGCGGGAAGCCCGCAGCCTGGCGGAGCAGGCCCGGGCCCAGGCCCTGCAGGCCCAGCTCAACCCCCACGTGCTCTTCAATACCCTGGGGGGCATCACGGAGCTGGTCCACGAGGACCCGGACGCCGCCGAAGAGGCCCTGGTGGGCCTGGTGGAGATGTACCGGGAGCTGACCCGCCACGGTTCGGCCCTTCAGGTGCCCCTGCGCCGGGAGCGGGCTCTGCTCAAGCGCTACCTGGACATCGAGGCCATCCGTCTCCTGGACCGCCTCCAGGTCCAGTGGGTCTGGCCAGACTGGGCGGATGCGGTGGAAGTGCCGCCCCTCCTCCTGCAGCCCCTGGTGGAAAACGCCATCAAGCACGGGATCGCCACCGCCCCCGCGGGTGGCCAGCTCCGCATCACCCTCAGCCGCACAAAGGACAGCCTCATCCTGGAAGTCGCCAACACCGGCACCGCCTTGCGTGCCGGAGCCGCGGCGGGCACGGGCCTTGGGAACCTCCGGGAACGCCTCACCCTCCTGCCGGCCCATGCACCCCGCTTCACCCTCGCACAGGAGGGCGACTGGGTCGTCGCCCGGCTCTCTCTCGCTTGGAGGTGGACTTCATGA
- a CDS encoding MipA/OmpV family protein, translating into MKRLCFALALPALAGDTPQGPPPQGGWDLSVGLLGASGPKVPGSDESGLKVLPFFKADYKRRLFLGSNPAVLGLGVGVRAMEYGPFTWDLGLGYAQGRKENQADVLAGMGKQRDNLWGGTALSCHLGPVEFSLSGGHGLHAESGDRFKLGSGLHLRLGPRWMTGLQASISAANRKGMAYQFGVNGTQAAARQSLIASGDTRLRAGEDRLYQPAGGLSQADLGLMAGYRLTDHWNLMSMTTATHLMPKAAESPLVRRQNSISAGLGIHYHF; encoded by the coding sequence ATGAAGCGACTCTGCTTCGCCCTCGCCCTCCCGGCCTTGGCCGGTGACACCCCCCAGGGGCCTCCACCCCAGGGGGGTTGGGACCTGAGTGTGGGCCTGCTGGGAGCCTCGGGCCCGAAGGTCCCAGGCTCTGATGAAAGCGGCCTGAAGGTTCTTCCCTTTTTCAAAGCCGATTACAAGCGCCGGCTCTTCCTCGGCAGCAATCCGGCAGTCCTTGGACTGGGTGTGGGCGTCCGCGCGATGGAATACGGCCCCTTCACCTGGGACCTGGGGCTGGGCTATGCCCAGGGGCGGAAGGAAAACCAGGCCGATGTCCTGGCGGGCATGGGCAAGCAGCGGGACAACCTCTGGGGCGGCACGGCTCTGAGTTGCCACCTGGGGCCGGTGGAGTTCTCGCTGTCCGGTGGGCATGGGCTCCACGCCGAGTCGGGCGACCGCTTCAAGCTCGGGAGTGGCCTCCACCTGCGCCTCGGTCCCCGTTGGATGACGGGTCTCCAGGCCTCGATCAGCGCTGCCAACCGCAAGGGCATGGCCTATCAGTTCGGCGTGAATGGCACCCAGGCAGCCGCCCGGCAATCCCTGATCGCCAGTGGAGATACCCGGCTCCGCGCCGGAGAGGACCGCCTCTACCAGCCCGCAGGCGGCCTCAGCCAGGCAGACCTCGGGTTGATGGCAGGCTACCGGCTGACCGACCATTGGAACCTGATGAGCATGACCACAGCCACCCACCTGATGCCCAAGGCCGCCGAAAGCCCCCTGGTACGCCGGCAAAACAGCATTTCAGCAGGACTGGGTATTCACTACCATTTCTGA
- a CDS encoding ABC transporter ATP-binding protein, with protein MSVPAIECNAITKTYGTGDTQVQALRGVDLEVHPGELLMLVGPSGCGKTTLISIMAGILDQTSGTCRLMGQDLKELSENARVRFRGKHIGFVFQAFNLIPTLTVAENVAIPLLINGERQEAALARAVECLTEVGLESKVNALPGQLSGGQQQRVAIARALVHDPKLVVCDEPTSALDHITGNRVMGILRSLAMKGDRALVIVTHDARIFEFADRIAHVDDGHIVRIEDQRLSH; from the coding sequence ATGTCTGTTCCCGCCATCGAGTGCAACGCCATCACCAAGACCTACGGCACCGGAGACACCCAGGTGCAGGCCCTCAGGGGCGTGGACCTGGAGGTCCACCCGGGCGAGCTGCTCATGCTCGTGGGCCCTTCCGGTTGCGGCAAGACCACCCTCATCTCCATCATGGCCGGCATCCTGGACCAGACTTCAGGCACCTGCCGCCTCATGGGACAGGACCTCAAGGAGCTCTCGGAGAACGCTCGGGTCCGCTTCCGGGGCAAGCACATCGGCTTCGTCTTCCAGGCCTTCAACCTGATCCCCACCCTCACCGTCGCCGAGAACGTGGCCATCCCTCTGCTTATCAACGGCGAGAGGCAGGAGGCAGCCCTGGCCCGGGCCGTGGAGTGCCTCACTGAGGTGGGGCTGGAATCCAAAGTGAACGCTCTGCCAGGCCAGCTCTCCGGCGGTCAGCAGCAGCGGGTGGCCATCGCCCGGGCCCTGGTCCACGATCCCAAGCTGGTGGTCTGCGACGAGCCCACCTCCGCCCTGGACCACATCACCGGCAACCGGGTCATGGGCATCCTGCGCAGCCTGGCCATGAAGGGCGACCGCGCCCTGGTCATCGTCACCCATGACGCCCGCATCTTCGAGTTCGCCGACCGCATCGCCCACGTCGATGACGGCCACATCGTGCGCATCGAGGACCAGCGCCTGAGCCACTGA
- a CDS encoding efflux transporter outer membrane subunit produces the protein MKTLLPAALGTLLLATGCKVQTEYQKPKLASPATFTHGDTQEAQGLEATAWWKQFQDPELDSLMSRAVAGSLDVTQAQARILQARATLGSAKADQWPSVNATASMTREKPSQNASSSVTSTYSLYQAGFDASWEIDLFGGKRKAREAAQARLEASVEDLGATVLTLQGDVATNYISLRSSQAQLEIARKNAEVQRQTTEVTEERFRLGLVTRLDVAQAKAQLASTQSDIPTYEAEVAQYIHRLSLLLGQDPTALTAELSPVKALPSIEGVITTGLPSELLSRRPDLRKAERNLAAAMADVGVARADLYPKFDLTLGLGLESLSSASFAKASSKYASIVPGLSLPIFNRGSVKAAVAKDQAIYQEDLAAFQASYHTALEDVENALASYAAEKTRHATLAESVKYSQEALELAQERYRRGLINFIDVLTAQTTLQSAQNSLSLSDAKLLTNLVSLYKALGGGWKAA, from the coding sequence GTGAAGACCCTCCTGCCCGCCGCCCTCGGCACCCTGCTGCTGGCCACCGGCTGCAAGGTCCAGACCGAGTATCAGAAGCCCAAGCTGGCCAGCCCGGCCACCTTCACCCACGGGGACACTCAGGAGGCCCAGGGCCTCGAGGCCACGGCGTGGTGGAAGCAGTTCCAGGATCCCGAACTGGACAGCCTCATGAGCCGGGCGGTCGCCGGAAGTCTGGATGTGACCCAGGCCCAGGCCCGCATCCTCCAGGCCCGGGCCACCCTGGGGAGCGCCAAGGCCGACCAGTGGCCCTCGGTCAACGCGACAGCCTCCATGACCCGGGAAAAGCCCAGCCAGAACGCGAGTTCCTCGGTCACCTCCACTTACTCCCTCTATCAGGCCGGCTTCGACGCCTCCTGGGAAATCGATCTCTTCGGCGGCAAGCGGAAGGCCCGGGAGGCCGCCCAGGCCCGCCTGGAGGCCAGCGTGGAGGACCTGGGGGCCACTGTCCTGACCCTTCAGGGGGATGTGGCCACCAACTACATCTCCCTGCGGAGCAGCCAGGCCCAGCTGGAGATCGCCCGGAAAAACGCCGAGGTCCAGCGCCAGACCACCGAGGTCACGGAGGAACGCTTCCGCCTGGGCCTGGTGACCCGCCTGGACGTGGCCCAGGCCAAGGCTCAACTCGCCAGCACCCAGTCAGATATCCCCACCTATGAGGCGGAGGTGGCCCAGTACATCCACCGCCTGAGCCTTCTCCTGGGCCAGGACCCCACAGCCCTCACGGCGGAGCTCTCCCCCGTCAAAGCCCTGCCCTCCATCGAGGGCGTGATCACCACCGGCCTGCCCTCAGAGCTGCTCTCCCGGCGACCCGACCTCCGCAAGGCCGAACGCAACCTGGCCGCCGCCATGGCGGATGTGGGCGTTGCCAGGGCGGATCTTTATCCCAAGTTCGACCTCACCCTGGGCCTGGGCCTGGAGAGCCTGAGCAGCGCCAGCTTCGCCAAAGCCTCCAGCAAGTATGCCTCCATCGTCCCCGGCCTCAGCCTGCCCATCTTCAACCGGGGAAGCGTCAAGGCCGCCGTGGCCAAGGACCAGGCCATCTACCAGGAGGACCTGGCTGCCTTCCAGGCCTCGTACCACACGGCCCTGGAGGATGTGGAGAACGCCCTGGCCAGCTACGCCGCCGAAAAGACCCGTCATGCCACCCTGGCCGAATCGGTGAAGTACAGCCAGGAGGCCCTGGAGCTCGCCCAGGAGCGCTACCGCCGCGGCCTCATCAACTTCATCGATGTCCTCACCGCCCAGACGACGCTCCAGAGCGCCCAGAACAGCCTGAGCCTGTCCGATGCCAAGCTCCTGACCAATCTGGTGAGCCTCTACAAGGCCCTGGGCGGCGGCTGGAAGGCGGCATGA
- a CDS encoding ABC transporter permease — MFRVALKMLFGDRGKYLGIVTGIALATLLMIQQPGMLISILKEVNSVLNDVSGPDLWVMDPAVKNFDDSKAMMDTQMYRVRGVPGVAWAIPFYRGAQKVRMANGESVQSQIVGLDDATLIAGPPKILKGKLEDLRRPDAVIVDKAGAEGRLARTDPATGKPIPLKIGDSVEINEKRAVIVGIAQATQGFQSQPIIYTTYTRAKTYALSERKLMTYVLAKAKTGENPDAVARRITQQTGLKAYTTEEFKAKNLEYMVKNTGIIMNFGFVVLIGFVVGAAVTGQIFYNFTLDNLRHFGVFKAMGTPNATLRRMILLQAVVVGLIGFGIGAGISAFFILLQSGGNGLQTTLNFPLLLGSGTAVLVIVLMASLISIRKVMKLEPAIVFKG, encoded by the coding sequence GTGTTCCGTGTCGCACTCAAGATGCTCTTCGGGGACCGGGGCAAGTACCTCGGCATCGTCACCGGGATCGCCCTGGCCACCCTGCTGATGATCCAGCAGCCGGGCATGCTGATCTCCATCCTCAAGGAAGTGAACAGCGTCCTCAACGACGTCTCGGGGCCGGATCTCTGGGTCATGGACCCGGCGGTGAAGAACTTCGACGACTCCAAGGCCATGATGGACACCCAGATGTACCGGGTCCGGGGCGTCCCGGGGGTGGCCTGGGCCATCCCCTTCTATCGGGGAGCCCAGAAGGTGCGCATGGCCAATGGCGAAAGTGTCCAGTCCCAGATCGTCGGCCTGGATGACGCCACCCTCATCGCCGGCCCCCCCAAGATCCTGAAGGGCAAGCTGGAGGACCTGCGCCGACCCGACGCCGTCATTGTGGACAAGGCCGGGGCCGAGGGCCGCCTGGCCCGCACGGATCCCGCCACCGGGAAGCCCATTCCCCTGAAGATCGGCGACAGCGTGGAGATCAACGAGAAGCGGGCCGTGATCGTGGGTATCGCCCAGGCCACCCAGGGCTTTCAGTCCCAGCCCATCATCTACACCACCTACACCCGGGCCAAGACTTACGCGCTCAGTGAACGCAAGCTCATGACCTACGTGCTGGCCAAGGCCAAGACCGGAGAAAACCCGGACGCCGTGGCGCGTCGGATCACCCAGCAGACCGGGCTCAAGGCCTACACCACCGAGGAGTTCAAGGCCAAGAACCTGGAATACATGGTCAAGAACACCGGCATCATCATGAACTTCGGCTTCGTGGTCCTCATCGGCTTCGTGGTGGGCGCCGCGGTGACAGGGCAGATCTTCTACAACTTCACCCTGGACAACCTGCGCCACTTCGGGGTCTTCAAGGCCATGGGCACCCCCAATGCCACGCTCCGGCGGATGATCCTGCTGCAGGCCGTGGTGGTAGGCCTCATCGGCTTCGGCATCGGGGCGGGCATCTCGGCCTTCTTCATCCTCCTCCAGAGCGGGGGCAACGGGCTCCAGACGACCCTCAACTTCCCGCTTCTCCTGGGTTCCGGGACCGCGGTGCTGGTCATCGTCCTGATGGCATCCCTCATCAGCATCCGCAAGGTCATGAAACTCGAACCCGCCATCGTCTTCAAGGGGTAG